In a genomic window of Gossypium arboreum isolate Shixiya-1 chromosome 7, ASM2569848v2, whole genome shotgun sequence:
- the LOC108479954 gene encoding LOW QUALITY PROTEIN: DEAD-box ATP-dependent RNA helicase 57 (The sequence of the model RefSeq protein was modified relative to this genomic sequence to represent the inferred CDS: inserted 2 bases in 2 codons; substituted 1 base at 1 genomic stop codon) codes for MPCSFSQNQFLSPKSLSNFPRTCSEEVTVSTKKRKRKQAASEAVEGFNVFKNSKKKTLVISEDNKIDEGEDNLSKEKKKINLKLEVDLILQKQYNIHVSGNNVVSPLKSFADLSLVYGCESYLLHNFAKLGFKEPTPIQRQAIPVLLSGRECFACAPTGSXKTLAFVSPMLMKLKHASTEGLRAVILCPTRELAAXTTRECKKLAGGNKFYIKLLTKKLIRSADLTKLRCHILISTPLRLSSAIKKRKLDLSRVEYLVLDESDKLFELGLIKQIDSVVKACSNPSIIRSLFSATLPDSVEELAHXIMHNAVRVIIGRKNTASESVNQKLVFAGTEEGKLLALRQSFRERLNPPVLIFVQSKERAKELYEELKFDNIRVGVIHSDLSETQRENVVNDFRAGKTWVLIATDVIARGMDFKGVNSVINYDFPDSTAAYIHRIGLSGRAGRTGEAITFYTEDDVPFLRNIANVMAASGCEVPSWIMALCKLRWNKHRPKRESILTIPDVAEE; via the exons ATGCCTTGCTCTTTTTCCCAAAATCAGTTCCTCTCCCCAAAATCCCTAAGTAATTTTCCTAGAACCTGTTCAGAGGAAGTTACGGTTTCTACCAAAAAAAGAAAGCGTAAACAAGCAGCTTCAg AAGCAGTAGAAGGATTTAATGTCTTTaagaattcaaaaaaaaaaacactagtTATAAGCGAAGATAACAAAATAGACGAGGGAGAAGATAATCTTtctaaagaaaagaagaaaataaacctAAAATTGGAG GTAGATTTGATTTTGCAGAAACAATATAATATTCATGTTTCTGGGAATAATGTTGTGTCTCCACTGAAGAGTTTCGCGGACTTAAGCTTAGT ATATGGATGTGAGTCTTATTTATTGCACAATTTTGCTAAACTTGGATTTAAAGAGCCAACACCAATTCAACGACAGGCTATTCCGGTTCTTCTATcc GGTCGAGAATGCTTTGCTTGTGCCCCAACTGGGT GAAAAACCTTGGCTTTTGTATCACCTATGCTTATGAAACTCAAG CATGCATCGACTGAAGGTTTGAGAGCTGTTATACTGTGTCCTACTCGTGAGCTAGCTGCTTAGACGACCAGAGAGTGTAAAAAACTTGCAGGaggaaataaattttatataaaattgttGACTAAAAAGCTCATAAGAAGCGCGGATTTGACAAAGCTGCGTTGTCATATACTTATATCCACGCCACTTCGCTTGAGTTCAGCTATCAAGAAAAGGAAACTTGATTTGAGCAG GGTTGAATATCTTGTCCTGGATGAGTCCGACAAACTGTTTGAGCTTGGCTTGATAAAGCAGATTGATTCTGTGGTTAAAGCATGTTCTAATCCTTCGATTATACGCTCATTATTTAGTGCTACTTTACCTGATTCTGTTGAGGAACTTGCAC CCATAATGCATAATGCTGTTCGCGTTATTATTGGCAGAAA GAATACGGCTTCTGAATCTGTTAATCAAAAGTTAGTTTTTGCCGGAACTGAAGAAGGGAAACTACTTGCACTTCGCCAAAGTTTTCGGGAG AGATTGAATCCTCCGGTTTTGATCTTTGTACAAAGCAAAGAACGCGCAAAGGAACTGTATGAAGAGCTGAAATTCGATAATATTAGAGTTGGTGTCATCCATTCAGACTTATCTGAAACACAG CGTGAAAATGTTGTTAATGACTTCCGAGCTGGCAAAACGTGGGTTTTGATCGCCACCGATGTCATTGCCCGTGGTATGGACTTCAAAGGTGTCAACTCTGTGATTAATTATGATTTTCCCGATTCTACTGCTGCGTACATTCACCGAATCG GTCTGTCCGGCAGGGCAGGGAGGACCGGAGAAGCTATTACTTTCTACACAGAAGATGATGTTCCGTTTTTGCGTAACATAGCTAATGTGATGGCAGCATCCGGCTGCGAGGTTCCGTCCTGGATCATGGCTTTGTGTAAGCTAAGGTGGAACAAGCATCGGCCCAAAAGAGAGTCGATTTTAACCATACCAGATGTTGCAGAAGAGTAA